The Helicobacter sp. 12S02232-10 nucleotide sequence GAAAAATTTTTAAATTCGCGATTTTTGTTTCATATACTCACAGGTAGAATATTCAAAAGTTATTTGGGATATACATTAAAATCTTCAACGATAAACAATTTAAGTTTTGAAGTTATTAAAAATTTTCCAATCCCCATCCCACCCATAGAAGTCCAAAATGAAATCGTCCATATATTAGATCAATTCACAGATCTCACAACAGAACTTCAAATTAAACTTCAAGCAGAACTTACAGCTAGAAAAAAGCAATACGAATACTACCGCGACCAACTCTTAAGCTTTGAATCTTTAAAT carries:
- a CDS encoding restriction endonuclease subunit S, with protein sequence MRGVTYNKSKEIQNKNEEHWKIFRANNITLFSNTLNFEDIKLIDKSVKVKNDQILKKDDILICAGSGSREHIGKVAYITEDMDYSFGGFMAVIRTEKFLNSRFLFHILTGRIFKSYLGYTLKSSTINNLSFEVIKNFPIPIPPIEVQNEIVHILDQFTDLTTELQIKLQAELTARKKQYEYYRDQLLSFESLN